In the Salvia splendens isolate huo1 chromosome 16, SspV2, whole genome shotgun sequence genome, AACTGTTAGAGAGGTACATTAATGTTAAGCACTAAAAGTAGGAGCAAATCCTAATGGTTCCTAATGGATATTAACAACTGCTCTTCTGTAGCAGATGTCTTGATGCCAGGAAAAACTTGCGTCATCACGAACATATTCAGGTTTAATGAATTAAGGGCCATGTCCTTTCCTAAACTTGCTTCTACATGTGCATTGACGTTTTCATAATTCTGCTGGTTCAAAACTCATGGCAGTAGAGTACATCAATCATCTTAAACCTTGATCGTGTTTAGCCACATAGGAATTAGAAGTAAAAGGGCCTTAATTTATTTATCCGTTTTTCACTCTTATCTTGGGTCCCCTTATTGTAACAAAATTTCCTGTCAATAGACTGCCGCTGACATGCTCCACATTGCAAGAATGAAAATTCTCATAACCAAGGAGCTACCAGAGGCCAACAATTCTCAAGCTATGGCTGAGCTTGATAAATCCAGAAGTCTATTGAACGATTCAGTAAGGTTAGCATGCATGAGCATTATAACAGTCTTTCTTGATGGAAGAAACTCTAACCATAGCTATCGTCGTATGAGGAAGATACGCTAATAAAAGCAAATTTTTACTCACTTTATGGATGTCACTTTTGACAGTTTATGGCCATCTTCACAGGATAGCTCGAAAACTCATTGATCGATTTCTGGAACAGAAAGAAAAGACAGAACGCTTTGGAGGATCCCAAAGAACTAGAAAAGATGGTCATTCAGCGGTTGTAATACTAGTAAGTTTGCCCTTTCTGATACCGGCAAGAGAAAAAATCGATATTTGGTAGGAGATATAGGAGTCCCCGTTCACTTTTGCTATAAatgggacccacattccactatctttttccacccactttcctttatatTCTTAAAACACATGTTGAACttaaccgggactcctaatcgTGGACAAAAGAACTCTAGCCTTTTGTGGTACTATCATCTACCGGTAAAAAGGAGTTTATTTTCTCTCCTTTTGTTTATTGGAAAACTTAACCTGTTCAACTTACAAGTgatcataatttaatattcattcTACACGCACTCGTAGCTACAATCGCTCAATGCTCTTGGTGCTTTGGAGATCATGGAGCAGGGCTTTCTCAGCTCACAGGTCAGtcaatcaattttcattttctatgtTATGCAATGAGTTCAGAGAGTAATAGTTTTGGACAACTTTTATATAGATGCTGTCAAACATCTAATTCTGATCAAAGCATATTGATTCCTAGCCATTAATAATCTAATTTGACATTCCCCTTTGAGGAAATGGATTGTAAAGTCATTAGTCATTCTAATTGGCTCGGTAATTTGCTCTCGTACATTTTATCCATCTATTTATGTGCTCTGATGCTGGAATATATGCATGTATGATGCTCTCAGACACAGGAGCACATTAAGGCCGAGGCTAATGCTTCTCTCCGTCAATGCATTTCCACATTTCAGGAGGTATGTTCGTTCAATCCAAACCCTGAAAGCTTACTCTGatctttgaattattttccatgTAATTGTGTTTAAAGTCGGGTATGTGTCCTTTCATGTTTTTCTCGATGGAAATCAATTTTGGAGGTTTTATCGAATCCAGTCTGCTAATAAAATTGCATGTCCCCAGTTTAGAAACAACAAACGTTCTTAAAATTCGTGATGAACTTTAAACTTGGTTTCTACATGATATAGACAACAGGGGAGTATTACTCTTGTCTAGCAATTTCGTTGACATGTGATCTATTGCGATCCACCTGCATATAGATTAGACCCGATATTCGTCTTCTATAACTATTTCTAATAGTTTCTCACCAAACTTCTATGTATCCTGTGCAGTTGAGATCCGAACAATCAATCTCTGATTCTCTAGAAACCAAAGCAGAGTATCTCTCGTGTTTACGGAGCCTCTATCTCTCGATTAGGAAAGGTGCTGCAAGGCAAGCGGGCgaagaaaaagaaatacaagAAGAAATTAGACAGGTCGAAGATGAGATATCTAATGCTAGAAAAACTTGAATTTTTACAATAATACATTGCCGAACATGATTCATAAATTACACCATCAATGGTTATTTTGATATAGTTGAGCAaaggttttttttaataaaacctCAATTGCTTTGGAAAATAGAATAAGCCgtgtttccttttattttctagttttattttataattcaatGACATTGCGTTGGTGCAAAATTATGTATTACAttgataaattttttattaagatTTCTTATAAAATCGACCTTTATAGAATGGAAATAGAAGACTATGATGTTAACAATTATGCCCTTCTATGCCTTTTGACTTAGGTCTCATATATGGACTGCTAaatccaatgttttaaaaaccggatcGACTGGTGAACCGGCGAGgctactggttcacggttcaaccggttcgaccggttcaaTTACTGGTCGAACCGTTTTACCTtgcaaatataaaattaaatatattcttacaaaatatattaaatttagtgagtaatatattataattaatagtaaCATATAACAAAAACATATATTAAACATTAtaagtaaattaaatattaagagTATTTAAAATAAGTGAAtggtaaaatttaaaataattattaaatacataaatttttaattagtgCAGCCAAAAAAGTACatattttacatatataaatagataaaattcaTATTATCTCAAAAACATTTATGTGGTGAAATAATATTATAGACAATATATAAAACTAAACATGAATTATCCAAATTAACTATAATAGAATTATTAgttaatacataaaattaaacttGAATTATTAGTAAGTTTGGAGTAATATTTAgtaaatatggagtaataaactatattaataatatatataatattaaatcttaggtaaaattattttttcacacatatatatagggatatattcatatattttttccattttttgttttattgtcCAACTGAATCTCGGCCCTTCATTTTCAAGATCTGATGGCCGAAAATAATGCctcatgaatttaatttaaatgattaaaaaaatcgaaaagggctttTTTGGTATACACATTTGAGTTTGTTATGGTAAGTTCTTTGATTTTCTCCATCAAAAGATTGCAGCGGTTTTTGTTCAGGAATTACACAAATCTTTCTTCTCTTTCATCGTTTCTTCTCCAAACATTCTCCATTGAAGACAACCGTTGTTCTACACATTCTCTCTAAAATTTCCTCGTTTTTTTCCTCGTACAAAATCGCTTTTATTGGAGCAGTCGTGCATCCTTTTCGTTTTCTTCaataatggaagaaggtaatttaATTTGTTCCTATGTTGATTATTAAACTGATTTGTTCACTTAAAAACCGATTTGGTGGAGTAATCGTTCATTGCAATAAGGTTTTCTGAGCCTTTTTGTTTATATGTGTTATACAATTTCTGGGTTTAGTTTAAGAttggccgtgtttgattgttcgaCGCACCTTTCATGTATTCctcaagggtttagcaatccttggggctagggtctagtatgtagtaagtaacACAACCGTCGCCAAAGTCCGCGAGTTTCAGGCATTCCgttagggtttagatatcatctcgactagggagtagttttaactgATAAACATAATGCACAAATATTACTAGGAAATGGATGTTATTGACTCTGTAATGGACGATGtatgaactgcaatgtatatgtTTTATGAGTCGTTTAGTTTGGTTGTGTTACACAATTTCTTTAGTAATATAAGATTGGCAGTTTTTGATTATTTGATGCACGTTTCAtttattccccaagggtttagcaatccttggggctagggtgtagtacgtaGTCAGTAACACAACCGTCGCCAAAGTgaacgagtttcagtcattcctctagggtttagatatcatctcggcaagggagtagttttaaatgataaacataatgtacaaatattacTGTGTAATGGTTTTTATTGACACTTTAATGGATGATTTCTAatctgtaatgtatatgttATTATTCCAGTACAGTTCATTAATAAGCACATCTGATTTCCAAGAGAGAAAAAGCTATAAAGGAGGCTACTAGGCCTCGTAGACGGTGTAAGGCGTGCGATGAGATGGGCCGTCACGACTCTAGAAACTGTCCAATGCTTAAAGAGATGGCGAAGAAGAAAGAGCTTCGTAAGGGCAAGAGGAAATGTTGATGTATTTTTTTCGGTTTAGTCTTATTATTCAATTCGTTGTCTTAGTCTTATTAGTCCTACCACTGTCAACATTTTATGCAtaataattttacatttttaatctgttaatgtacattattattaatgaagttgtacattattgtTTACAATCACTTAACTTACTGTACACAATTATTCGAGTATAGTTCATTATTAGACATATTTTGTACATTATACATAATAACATTGCATTATGAAACTGTTAACGTACATTATTATTCATGAAGTTGTTCATTATTGTTCACAAAGACTTAACTTACTGTACATTATTATTCCAATATAGTTCATTAATAAGCACATTTTGTACATTATTCGGTTAATTACATCCATTATACAATTTCTATTCATTTTGTTGTacattaatattaaaatccagATAACTTGTTGtacattattttctttcttttttacattattaagCAGTAACGTGACATTATTCGGTACTTTACATCCATTATATGTTATGTGTTAATCACATCATACACTAGTACCAAAATATGATCCTGTTTGCAAGAAGTTCAGCACACTAGATATTGTTCAAAACAGACCAAACCATAAGTCGGCTATTTTCCCTTCCAACATGAGTTATCAAAAACATCATCCACCACAAGTCGGCTATGTATCACAGAATCTCCTTTATGTTGAAATGGAGGATAGCTCTGAAACCCAGTTCATGAacggcttccttctgccgtATAGTTAGGCTTTTTAAACAGTTCAGGAACTCGGTTGGGGTCCGTCGACAGTAGAGATGGTCGAATTTCTTCCCCCTCGGCTTCCTTTTCTCTGCGTCTTCATGAGAGGTACTCGTCTCGGCCCTTTGCTCAGCCAATCTCTCCCTGAACTTTTGCGCAATCGCAATTGGAAGAACACCATCCACCACTTCGTCAATGTCCAACCTAGGTTGCTTCGCTGCTATCCAAAAATCAATAATGTATCacattaatattatataatgcACACTACTAACTGTATAATGTACAAAAGGAAGCAAATAATGCACGAATGAATATAACATTATCTCAACCATTGACCTTTTACGAAACCGATTGATGTaacttaaaacaaaaaacataatgtacaccactccctacaataatgtacaaatggcggcaaataatgcacaaatgaataTAACATTCACTCAATTACATGCATTTTATGAAACCGATTGATGTAACTtcaaacaaaaaacataatgtACAACACTccctacaataatgtacaaatactCCAAGAATTCAAAAGGAAAATGCAAGAGATTGCTCACCTGCAGTCTGGGTGGGTTGGCTTTTGAAAGGTCGGCCTCTTTTCGTCATTCTGGATCTGTGAGTcgaactaaaaataaaaaacgaataAGATTTTCTCTACCAAATCGCCCAATACACAATTGTAAACTATTAATTACCTAAACTTCAATAATGGACAGAACCCTAGCAAAAATGCACACGATTTCATGCTTTACAGAAAAATCGACAACATATGTTAAAAATCGTAAGAGTGTGTCGGATAACTAAAATCGACCAATACACACATCTAAAGCAACAATGAACTAAAAGGGATGAATAATGAAGAGAAATCTACAACAAATGAACAAGCTGTTATGATTTTACCAATCAAATCGACCAAATGTTTCCCAAAATAGTGACCGTGTTTAGTATAAAACTCTGAATCGTCAACTTTATGGTATTTTTACGACTAAAATCGACTATGGGACTGTTCTATTACCGAAAATCGAAACTTTGGAACCCTGCCTTGTTGTCGATTGCAAATCTGCCACTGATTAAAACGCTGATGCGCCGAACGAAGGGCGTTAATCCTGCAGAAATCGACTTTTCCAGTGAAGTTTCTCAGATTTTGCAGCGGCTAGGGTTTAGAAATGGGAGAGAAAGGGGTAGATCGTGGGTTAAGGGATGAGAGAGGtattgtgagagagagagagtgattgGATGGAAGGTCAATCGGTTTCAATGAATCCCCTATTTTGAAACGTGTGGAATCCCCTATTTATTTACAGTTATACCCTTATAATGTACAAAATTGaactaataatgcaacacgggatcaCATATCTCCTCTTAATATAGTGCATTCATTCCATcaatctaatggttgatattAAGTAGGAACTTAACACTAGGGGGACAATAGGACCTTAATACTCCCCtataacacacacacacacacacacacacacatatatatatatatatatatatatatatattataccaataaaaataaaatttagtggctgataattaaaattaaacatatcACAACTAACAAtgatttaaaagtataaaactaaacacaaattattaatttgtgtAGATGAAAAATTATAGATTTAATGTATAACAATAATTAATGTTCACAATATTTCATTCAAGATCATGTGATGGAGTCACAGAAATGTTGGTATCTTACCTAGAGGTCTAGGGTTCAATCCACTAGTCTCATATTTTAAACAAGCATTTTAAACATAAAAACCGGTTTTCGGTTCAACCGTTCTGACCGGCTGGTTCTGACGATTCAAGGCTGCCTAACATACTAACTGTTTTTGGAACCGGACCGGACCAACTGTCGGTTCGTGGTCCGACCGGTCGAATCGGACGTCCagaccgatttttaaaacactggCTAAATCATTGGTCCATTTAGTTGTTAATTTTTATTGtatattactccatccatccacgaaaaatagaatacatttaaaaaagaaaagttttcaacaacttatctcttacttttttttccttctctcttactaataatatagaccacatattccactaatactatttctctcttactttaccaattccacattaaaactcgtgtcattcaccatgtgtcctatttttcgtggacggagggagtactaaatattaagtatttagttttaaattcattttttcgGTTAATTTAGTTATGCCGATCGTACCATATATAGTTTGCTATACAAATATAAACAATTTAACTGATTAAGTCATAAAATTTGAGTTAGTGtcacttcatttattttttaattcgtcATTTTATATCAATCTCTAATtccatatattaatttaaattatgataAGTTTAcgttaaaaataattaaattataaaaattatataattcaaatcttattttttgaaaaaatacataattaaaatagttGATATGATTGTTTGAACATTACTATGCATGAACATATTCTCATAGCCGATTATTTTTCACATAAACACTAAATTAGTTTGGTTCACATGTTAGCATTTcataagaaattgtgttgagcAAGAAAtggttttctttttcttaagtTACAAAAACTGCATTTCTTGTTTGGTTTCACATTTATCATTTCTTGAGTTTTAGTGTATGTTGTTCGCTATCCATGATACTACAAAGTGAGATAGAGAAATGACATTTTTATCCACGAGGAAGGAAAAGATCTAGGTTGAAAATAGGCAAAATTGGAGTTCTCGAGGTAATTTCCTAGATATGAATTCCTTTACTCACCTGTGCAGAAACGCAAAATCACCAATTTGGAAAGATTGGGTAACTAAAGAATGACTTATTTTTGCCGGACCTTATAGAAATGGAAAGTGACCAATCAAACATATGATAGTTAAAGATAAGACCGAGTTAGGGGCTCAATTAAATGACCAACCAAAACACCAATATCAGTGGATTCAAAAAAGTTCTGATTCTTCAACCAGGTGATTGTTTCCACTATCTCGGGACGGGGTTAGCTCAACTTCTTTTCTTGATGTTGGAAAAATAACTTTTAAGGACTCTTCAAAGTAGGTGAATTCATTTCCCATTTTTTATGGCTGCTTTATCCACTCTCTCATTCCAGTTATCTTATATTGATGGAAGAGACGACGATGAGAAAAGAGGGTGGGCAGGGCTGATGGAATTCAGAAATATACTAATGCATATGATCTTGAAAAGGGCTGAGGCATGTAAAAAGATGGTGTATTTTCTGATTAATCAAATTGATCGGTTTTAACTTATAACTACACAACTATTTACTTAACTGAATTCTTAATCGATTCAATTTTGATCACTTACTAGTGATGTTATTTATGCAATCAATCGATTCAATTATATTTAACACTAATATCAATCAAACTTCACTCAATATTTTCACAAAGTTACATTTCCTCTCTTACCACTAATTTTTAAACAATAAAAGCAACCAAACAGCACCTACTAAACGCGCGGGAAGATCCCAACTGAAATTTGAAAAACTTCACCCGAGACTAACTGTTAAACCCTCTGTTAAATCATCAATCAATCTTCTCCTTTCTCTCCCAAATTCTACCAAAATCCCCCAATCAATGCAATCACAATGGAAAATCCCCCAAAATTCTACGGCTTCCACACCTTCGCAGAGCCCGGCTGCCCCATCACCCTCACCGCCTCCTTCCGAGACAACATCCGCCACTTCCTCCAAGAATGCGCCTCCACCGAGGCTTCCCTTATCGACGGCATGCCtatttggcgcacgtttctcgTCTACGAGGCCAAATCCGCGGTTCTCCCCCTTTACACAGTCGAAGAAAACGCAGAGGATTCCGATCGCCCATTCTGCGATTACTGCCGCTGTGTTGGTTAGTTCAAATCTCATCTCCACCGAATTGGGGATTTTttgtgaaattcttgatcgGTTAATTCATCGTTCCCGATTGCAGGATGGAGCCATCACTTTGTATTGAAGAGGAAATATCATCTGATTATCCCGGCGAATGATCAGTGGGATGATCCGATTGATGAACGCGTTTTTGACCTGCAAACACACCTCTTGCACGGCTTGATCCATTGCAATGGCTTCGGGCATTTGATTTGCATCAACGGGATTGAAGGCGGTTCCAAATTCATCTGTGGTAGAGAGACTATGGATCTATGGGATCGAATTTGTACTTCTCTTAGTGTTAGGTAAAACTAtgtgtaaattttattttctttaattttttttgtttcatgatTGATATATATTTGAATGAATGAAAATCTTCCAAAATTGATACCAACAGTATTTATTCCAAGGTGTTACACTTTGTTTGGATCTTTTCTGTGATATGTGATGAACAtaatttgttggaaattattAGGATAAAACACCTCAAATTTGTAGGaaattaaagagaaaataaaatgactagTTGCTTGTTTTTCGTAGGCAAATTACGGTGGAAGATTTGTCGAAGAAGCACAAAATGGAGCTCTGGTTGCTTCATGGAGTTGCGTACGGTCAATCCTGGTTCGGTATATGGAGGTACTGGTTCTGCCACGGGAGTTTTGGGGTAAATGAGCACAACTACAGAAGTGCGATTGATCTTCTAAGCTC is a window encoding:
- the LOC121770070 gene encoding PHD finger protein MALE MEIOCYTE DEATH 1-like, which gives rise to MENPPKFYGFHTFAEPGCPITLTASFRDNIRHFLQECASTEASLIDGMPIWRTFLVYEAKSAVLPLYTVEENAEDSDRPFCDYCRCVGWSHHFVLKRKYHLIIPANDQWDDPIDERVFDLQTHLLHGLIHCNGFGHLICINGIEGGSKFICGRETMDLWDRICTSLSVRQITVEDLSKKHKMELWLLHGVAYGQSWFGIWRYWFCHGSFGVNEHNYRSAIDLLSSLELDRIIVDFSFVKACFDIKQMIQYYRDKSGSNLTYDYGPYEGSFVEESFV